The following are from one region of the Synechococcales cyanobacterium T60_A2020_003 genome:
- a CDS encoding prephenate dehydrogenase/arogenate dehydrogenase family protein: protein MKIGIVGLGLIGGSLALDWRSHGHSILGVARRETTVQQALAKGMVNEASTELSILTAAEVIVLCTPISELQPTVEALIPHIRPSTILTDVGSVKAEVVTAIAPLWRNFVGGHPMAGKAESGLEVAEARLFQGKPYVLTPTPDTPDTVVETVAE from the coding sequence ATGAAAATTGGCATTGTTGGACTGGGATTGATCGGTGGATCGTTAGCATTGGATTGGCGATCGCACGGACACTCGATTTTGGGCGTGGCACGACGCGAGACAACGGTGCAGCAGGCTTTAGCCAAAGGTATGGTCAACGAGGCCAGCACTGAACTCTCTATCCTGACGGCAGCGGAGGTGATTGTGCTGTGTACGCCCATTTCTGAACTGCAACCGACGGTGGAGGCATTAATTCCCCACATTCGTCCCAGCACAATCCTGACAGACGTCGGCTCGGTTAAAGCGGAGGTGGTAACGGCGATCGCCCCCCTCTGGCGAAACTTTGTGGGTGGGCACCCGATGGCAGGCAAAGCGGAAAGTGGGTTAGAGGTGGCAGAAGCTCGCCTATTCCAGGGAAAACCCTACGTCCTGACGCCAACACCAGACACCCCCGATACCGTTGTTGAAACTGTAGCGGAGT